One window of the Camelina sativa cultivar DH55 chromosome 1, Cs, whole genome shotgun sequence genome contains the following:
- the LOC104702396 gene encoding NADP-dependent malic enzyme 1 isoform X2 has protein sequence MEKVTNSDLKSSVNGGVVDVYGEDSATIEHNITPWSLSVSSGYSLLRDPRYNKGLAFTEKERDTHYLRGLLPPVVLDQKLQEKRLMNNIRQYQFPLQKYMALTELQERNERLFYKLLIDNVEELLPIVYTPTVGEACQKFGSIFRRPQGLFISLKDKGKILDVLKNWPERNIQVIVVTDGERILGLGDLGCQGMGIPVGKLALYSALGGVRPSACLPVTIDVGTNNEKLLNDEFYIGLRQKRATGQEYSELLHEFISAVKQNYGENVLIQFEDFANHNAFELLAKYRDSHLVFNDDIQGTASVVLAGLVSAQKLTNSPLAEHTFLFLGAGEAGTGIAELIALYISKQMNASVEESRKKIWLVDSKGLIVNSRKDSLQDFKKPWAHEHEPVKDLLGAIKAINPTVLIGSAGIGRAFTKEVIEAMSSTNERPLIMALSNPTTQSECTAEEAYTWSKGHAIFASGSPFDPVEYEGNVFVSTQANNAYIFPGLGLGLVISGAIRVHDDMLLAAAEALAGQVSKENYDKGMIYPSFSSIRKISAHIAANVATKAYELGLAGRLPRPKDIVKCAESSMYSPTYRLYR, from the exons ATGGAGAAAGTGACCAACTCGGATTTGAAATCCTCCGTCAATGGTGGCGTTGTTGATGTGTACGGAGAAGATTCAGCTACCATTGAGCACAACATAACTCCTTggtctctctctgtttctag TGGGTACTCGTTGCTGAGAGATCCTCGCTACAACAAAGGACTTGCTTTcactgagaaagagagagacacacaTTACTTGCGTGGTCTTCTCCCTCCTGTTGTTCTTGATCAAAAGCTTCAG GAGAAAAGGCTGATGAACAATATCCGACAATATCAGTTTCCATTACAAAAGTACATGGCCTTGACAGAACTTCAG GAAAGAAACGAGAGGCTGTTTTACAAGTTGTTGATAGATAATGTTGAGGAGCTTCTTCCTATTGTCTATACTCCAACTGTTG GTGAAGCTTGTCAGAAATTTGGAAGTATTTTCAGGCGACCTCAGGGTTTATTCATCAGTTTAAAAGACAA GGGAAAGATTCTAGATGTGTTAAAGAACTGGCCTGAAAGAAATATACAAGTTATCGTTGTTACCGACGGCGAAAGGATTTTGGGATTAGGAGATCTTGGATGTCAG GGGATGGGTATACCGGTTGGTAAATTGGCGTTATATTCAGCACTTGGAGGTGTTCGTCCTTCAGCG TGTTTACCTGTCACCATTGATGTGGGAACAAACAATGAGAAACTGTTGAATGATGAGTTCTACATAGGACTCAGACAAAAGAGAGCAACGGgacag GAGTACAGCGAACTCTTGCATGAATTCATAAGTGCTGTGAAACAGAACTATGGCGAAAATGTTCTTATACAG TTTGAAGATTTTGCTAATCATAATGCCTTTGAGTTGCTTGCAAAATACCGCGACAGTCATCTAGTCTTCAATGATGATATACAG GGCACAGCATCTGTTGTTTTAGCGGGATTAGTTTCTGCACAGAAGTTAACTAATAGTCCACTTGCGGAGCACACCTTCCTCTTTCTTGGTGCTGGTGAA GCTGGAACTGGAATAGCAGAACTCATAGCTCTCTATATATCAAAACAG ATGAATGCTTCAGTGGAGGAAAGCCGCAAGAAAATCTGGCTTGTGGATTCCAAG GGATTGATTGTTAACTCCCGTAAAGATTCACTTCAAGACTTCAAGAAACCATGGGCTCATGAACATGAGCCAGTGAAAGACCTCTTAGGTGCTATAAAG GCCATAAACCCGACTGTTCTAATTGGATCTGCTGGCATTGGACGGGCTTTTACAAAAGAAGTGATTGAAGCCATGTCCTCCACTAATGAG AGACCTCTGATAATGGCTCTCTCTAACCCGACAACACAATCAGAATGTACAGCTGAAGAAGCTTATACTTGGAGTAAG GGTCATGCCATTTTCGCAAGTGGAAGTCCTTTTGATCCAGTTGAGTATGAAGGAAATGTGTTTGTATCTACACAG GCAAACAATGCGTACATATTCCCGGGTCTCGGACTTGGTTTGGTTATCTCAGGAGCGATAAGGGTACATGACGATATGCTTCTTGCTGCTG CTGAGGCATTAGCTGGACAAGTAAGCAAAGAGAACTATGATAAAGGAATGATATATCCTTCATTCTCTTCCATCCGGAAAATATCAGCTCATATTGCAGCCAATGTAGCAACTAAGGCATATGAACTAG GATTGGCGGGGCGGCTTCCACGGCCGAAAGATATTGTCAAGTGTGCAGAGAGTAGCATGTACAGCCCCACTTACCGTCTCTACCGTTGA
- the LOC104702396 gene encoding NADP-dependent malic enzyme 1 isoform X3: protein MEKVTNSDLKSSVNGGVVDVYGEDSATIEHNITPWSLSVSSGYSLLRDPRYNKGLAFTEKERDTHYLRGLLPPVVLDQKLQEKRLMNNIRQYQFPLQKYMALTELQERNERLFYKLLIDNVEELLPIVYTPTVGEACQKFGSIFRRPQGLFISLKDKGKILDVLKNWPERNIQVIVVTDGERILGLGDLGCQGMGIPVGKLALYSALGGVRPSACLPVTIDVGTNNEKLLNDEFYIGLRQKRATGQEYSELLHEFISAVKQNYGENVLIQFEDFANHNAFELLAKYRDSHLVFNDDIQGTASVVLAGLVSAQKLTNSPLAEHTFLFLGAGEAGTGIAELIALYISKQMNASVEESRKKIWLVDSKGLIVNSRKDSLQDFKKPWAHEHEPVKDLLGAIKAINPTVLIGSAGIGRAFTKEVIEAMSSTNERPLIMALSNPTTQSECTAEEAYTWSKGHAIFASGSPFDPVEYEGNVFVSTQANNAYIFPGLGLGLVISGAIRVHDDMLLAAAEALAGQVSKENYDKGMIYPSFSSIRKISAHIAANVATKAYELGLAGRLPRPKDIVKCAESSMYSPTYRLYR, encoded by the exons ATGGAGAAAGTGACCAACTCGGATTTGAAATCCTCCGTCAATGGTGGCGTTGTTGATGTGTACGGAGAAGATTCAGCTACCATTGAGCACAACATAACTCCTTggtctctctctgtttctag TGGGTACTCGTTGCTGAGAGATCCTCGCTACAACAAAGGACTTGCTTTcactgagaaagagagagacacacaTTACTTGCGTGGTCTTCTCCCTCCTGTTGTTCTTGATCAAAAGCTTCAG GAGAAAAGGCTGATGAACAATATCCGACAATATCAGTTTCCATTACAAAAGTACATGGCCTTGACAGAACTTCAG GAAAGAAACGAGAGGCTGTTTTACAAGTTGTTGATAGATAATGTTGAGGAGCTTCTTCCTATTGTCTATACTCCAACTGTTGGTGAAGCTTGTCAGAAATTTGGAAGTATTTTCAGGCGACCTCAGGGTTTATTCATCAGTTTAAAAGACAA GGGAAAGATTCTAGATGTGTTAAAGAACTGGCCTGAAAGAAATATACAAGTTATCGTTGTTACCGACGGCGAAAGGATTTTGGGATTAGGAGATCTTGGATGTCAG GGGATGGGTATACCGGTTGGTAAATTGGCGTTATATTCAGCACTTGGAGGTGTTCGTCCTTCAGCG TGTTTACCTGTCACCATTGATGTGGGAACAAACAATGAGAAACTGTTGAATGATGAGTTCTACATAGGACTCAGACAAAAGAGAGCAACGGgacag GAGTACAGCGAACTCTTGCATGAATTCATAAGTGCTGTGAAACAGAACTATGGCGAAAATGTTCTTATACAG TTTGAAGATTTTGCTAATCATAATGCCTTTGAGTTGCTTGCAAAATACCGCGACAGTCATCTAGTCTTCAATGATGATATACAG GGCACAGCATCTGTTGTTTTAGCGGGATTAGTTTCTGCACAGAAGTTAACTAATAGTCCACTTGCGGAGCACACCTTCCTCTTTCTTGGTGCTGGTGAA GCTGGAACTGGAATAGCAGAACTCATAGCTCTCTATATATCAAAACAG ATGAATGCTTCAGTGGAGGAAAGCCGCAAGAAAATCTGGCTTGTGGATTCCAAG GGATTGATTGTTAACTCCCGTAAAGATTCACTTCAAGACTTCAAGAAACCATGGGCTCATGAACATGAGCCAGTGAAAGACCTCTTAGGTGCTATAAAG GCCATAAACCCGACTGTTCTAATTGGATCTGCTGGCATTGGACGGGCTTTTACAAAAGAAGTGATTGAAGCCATGTCCTCCACTAATGAG AGACCTCTGATAATGGCTCTCTCTAACCCGACAACACAATCAGAATGTACAGCTGAAGAAGCTTATACTTGGAGTAAG GGTCATGCCATTTTCGCAAGTGGAAGTCCTTTTGATCCAGTTGAGTATGAAGGAAATGTGTTTGTATCTACACAG GCAAACAATGCGTACATATTCCCGGGTCTCGGACTTGGTTTGGTTATCTCAGGAGCGATAAGGGTACATGACGATATGCTTCTTGCTGCTG CTGAGGCATTAGCTGGACAAGTAAGCAAAGAGAACTATGATAAAGGAATGATATATCCTTCATTCTCTTCCATCCGGAAAATATCAGCTCATATTGCAGCCAATGTAGCAACTAAGGCATATGAACTAG GATTGGCGGGGCGGCTTCCACGGCCGAAAGATATTGTCAAGTGTGCAGAGAGTAGCATGTACAGCCCCACTTACCGTCTCTACCGTTGA
- the LOC104711120 gene encoding uncharacterized protein LOC104711120: protein MKAGNSLAFLYQDINELEHSRQAKLPRVSVVMPLKGFGEHNLHNWRSQITSLYGGPLEFLFVVESTEDPAYHAVSRLLSMYQDDVEAKVVVAGLSTTCSQKIHNQLIGVEKMHKDSKYVLFLDDDVRLHPGTVGALTTEMEKNPEIFIQTGYPLDLPSGTLGSYCIYEYHMPCSMGFATGGRTFFLWGGCMMMHADDFRQDRYGVVSGLRDGGYSDDMTLASLAGAHKRLITSPPVAVFPHPLASDLSFARYWNYLRKQTFVLESYISKVNWIMNKALFAVHCYLSWGFIAPYVMAVVHITSALRIYIKGYQLEDTSFASGGMLLVIMLAVCTFIELLSMWNLTRREVQLCNLLSPEAPRLSLATYNWGLIFVAMLVDNFLYPISAFRSHFSQSINWSGIRYHLKDGKIFKIERRKDMGPAKTDLGGKHLYGKKGAPQKASFLSSLGRNLAHWRQPKKFDV from the exons ATGAAAGCGGGCAATAGCTTGGCCTTTCTTTATCAAGATATCAATGAACTCGAGCACTCTAGGCAGGCCAAACTTCCCAGAGTATCCGTTGTCATGCCTCTAAAAGGTTTTGGAGAACACAATTTACACAACTGGAGAAGTCAG ATTACTTCTCTCTATGGCGGGCCATTGGAATTCCTTTTTGTTGTAGAAAGTACGGAAGACCCTGCATATCACGCTGTTTCCCGTCTATTATCTATGTATCAG GATGATGTTGAAGCTAAGGTTGTGGTTGCTGGTTTATCGACAACTTGCAGCCAGAAAATTCATAATCAGTTG ATTGGAGTTGAGAAAATGCACAAAGACAGCAAATATGTATTATTTCTGGACGACGATGTTAGACTGCATCCTGGAACAGTCGGGGCCCTCACAACTGAGATGGAGAAAAATCCAGAG ATATTTATTCAAACAGGGTATCCTCTAGACTTGCCTTCTGGAACTCTTGGGAGTTATTGCATCTATGAGTACCACATG CCTTGCTCAATGGGATTTGCGACTGGCGGGAGAACATTCTTTTTATGGGGAGGGTGTATGATG ATGCATGCCGATGATTTCAGACAAGATCGATACGGTGTTGTCTCTGGCTTACGTGATggtggatattcagatgatatGACACTTGCCTCTCTAGCAG GTGCTCACAAGAGGCTCATTACATCTCCTCCTGTTGCTGTTTTTCCTCATCCTCTTGCAAGCGATCTGAGTTTTGCACG GTACTGGAACTACCTGAGAAAGCAAACCTTTGTGCTAGAATCTTACATATCCAAAGTTAACTGGATAATGAACAAGGCTTTGTTTGCTGTCCACTGCTATCTTTCATGGGGTTTTATTGCACCATATGTTATGGCTGTCGTTCACATCACATCAGCTTTAAGAATCTACATCAAGGGCTATCAACTGGAAGACACATCCTTTGCATCTGGTG GTATGTTGCTTGTTATAATGTTGGCGGTCTGCACTTTCATTGAACTTCTTTCAATGTGGAATTTGACAAGGCGAGAAGTTCAACTATGCAATCTGTTATCCCCTGAGGCTCCTCGTCTCTCTCTTGCAACATACAACTGGGGACTT ATTTTTGTAGCAATGCTTGTAGACAACTTCCTATACCCGATCTCAGCTTTCCGTTCTCACTTTTCTCAATCCATAAACTGGTCTGGAATCCGTTACCATTTGAAAGATGGAAAGATATTCAAG ATTGAGAGACGAAAGGATATGGGACCAGCAAAGACAGATTTAGGAGGCAAACATTTGTATGGTAAGAAAGGAGCTCCTCAGAAAGCTTCATTCTTAAGCTCCTTGGGAAGAAATTTGGCTCACTGGCGACAACCGAAAAAATTCGATGTTTAA
- the LOC104702445 gene encoding uncharacterized protein LOC104702445, with translation MYCNLTRSQGFPMAIRVSLQQTAVKSCFQFSKSSSLPVKYLVNPKGCAFANVSTRLVSSRLNSMKIAMLSKPQCVRDFSSFDSQRFGKRSNRVGSSNRGKSRFESKAYREKRSSGDGRSSGDSIWVKSDEKPVGERFQRGNRPSWEKRDGRNGSVSDRRDRFRGYGETRNRDSFRSRGDDRISEVEEESKKGGGNSIWVANNDKPEKEQSPRVNSRSSWDDTTRNLNSFSARGDDRIIEEEEEEEDETVRHVRENGDDRIVEEEPENTRWSEIKNRFNRYDVREQGRGNAAYQNWNRQESWGRKTWQEATESSVPRLEGEVVYGVSPVLAALSVGRREFYALYVQEGLDLSSNNKKKKDKKGFEKVLKISEKLGLNIKETSKHDLNMVSDNRPHQGLVLDASPLELVKVKELDPISSDEEKSSLWVALDEVTDPQNLGAIIRSAYFFGATGVVVCAKNSAPLSAVVSKASAGSLEVMELRYCKNMMQFLEASAENGWRVVGGSVSPKAAALNEVLPGSPTILVLGNEGTGLRPLVERSCTDLVRISGNMPNDVAVTESDDAEGGGFRSFLAVESLNVSVAAGLFLHHLTGNKSSA, from the coding sequence ATGTACTGTAATTTAACAAGAAGCCAAGGTTTTCCAATGGCGATTAGGGTTTCATTACAACAAACGGCAGTCAAAAGCTGTTTCCAGTTCTCAAAGTCTTCGTCTTTACCAGTTAAGTATCTCGTAAACCCTAAAGGATGCGCCTTTGCAAATGTTTCGACTCGTTTAGTTAGTTCTCGCCTTAATTCTATGAAGATCGCAATGTTGAGTAAGCCTCAATGTGTTAGAGATTTTTCGAGTTTCGATTCTCAGAGATTTGGCAAACGAAGTAATCGTGTTGGTAGTAGTAATAGAGGGAAATCTAGGTTTGAATCGAAAGCTTACCGAGAGAAGAGAAGTAGCGGTGATGGCCGTTCTAGTGGAGACTCGATTTGGGTGAAATCTGATGAGAAACCAGTGGGAGAAAGGTTTCAGAGAGGTAATAGGCCTTCTTGGGAGAAACGAGATGGTAGAAATGGTTCTGTTTCTGATAGGAGAGATAGGTTTAGAGGTTATGGTGAAACGAGGAATCGAGATTCTTTTCGTTCTAGAGGAGATGATAGAATCAgtgaagtggaagaagaaagtaaGAAAGGTGGTGGGAATTCAATTTGGGTGGCTAATAATGATAAACCGGAGAAAGAGCAATCGCCGAGAGTTAACAGCCGGTCATCTTGGGATGATACAACAAGAAATCTGAACTCTTTTAGTGCCCGAGGTGATGATAGaatcatagaagaagaagaagaagaagaagacgaaacagTGAGGCATGTCCGTGAAAATGGTGATGATAGAATCGTTGAAGAAGAGCCGGAGAATACTAGGTGGTCTGAGATTAAAAATAGGTTCAATAGATATGATGTAAGAGAACAAGGACGTGGCAATGCAGCATATCAGAACTGGAATAGGCAAGAGAGCTGGGGTAGGAAAACATGGCAAGAGGCGACCGAGTCCAGCGTGCCTAGGCTGGAGGGTGAAGTGGTTTATGGAGTAAGTCCAGTGCTGGCTGCACTCTCTGTTGGGAGACGAGAGTTCTATGCTCTCTATGTTCAAGAGGGTTTGGATTTGAGCagtaacaacaagaagaagaaagacaagaaaGGGTTCGAGAAAGTCTTGAAAATCTCTGAGAAGCTTGGGTTAAACATCAAGGAAACTTCAAAGCATGATCTTAACATGGTCTCTGATAACAGACCGCATCAAGGATTGGTGCTCGATGCTTCACCCTTGGAACTGGTGAAAGTGAAGGAACTAGATCCGATTTCATCAGATGAAGAGAAATCTTCTCTTTGGGTAGCTCTTGATGAGGTCACTGATCCGCAGAACTTAGGTGCGATCATTAGATCCGCTTACTTTTTTGGAGCCACGGGTGTTGTGGTTTGCGCGAAAAACTCAGCTCCATTAAGTGCGGTTGTGAGTAAAGCAAGTGCTGGATCACTCGAAGTTATGGAACTCAGGTACTGCAAAAACATGATGCAGTTCTTAGAAGCTTCTGCTGAGAACGGTTGGCGTGTGGTTGGTGGTTCGGTATCTCCAAAGGCTGCTGCTTTGAACGAGGTTTTACCCGGTAGTCCGACAATACTTGTCTTGGGGAATGAAGGAACGGGTTTAAGGCCGTTAGTGGAGAGATCTTGTACTGACTTAGTCAGGATTAGTGGTAATATGCCAAATGATGTTGCTGTTACAGAGTCTGATGATGCGGAAGGTGGAGGCTTCAGATCATTTCTTGCTGTGGAGAGCTTGAACGTGAGTGTTGCAGCTGGTTTGTTTCTTCATCACTTGACAGGCAACAAATCAAGCGCTTGA
- the LOC104702455 gene encoding hexokinase-2-like, with translation MGKVAVATTVVCSVAVCAAAALIVRRRMQSSGKWARVIEILKAFEEDCATPVAKLRQVADAMTVEMHAGLASEGGSKLKMLISYVDNLPSGDETGFFYALDLGGTNFRVMRVLLGGKQDRVVKREFKEESIPPHLMTGKSDELFDFIVEVLAKFVATEGEDFHLPPGRQRELGFTFSFPVKQTSLSSGTLINWTKGFSIDDAVGEDVVGELVKAMERVGLDMRVAALVNDTIGTLAGGRYTNPDVVVAVILGTGTNAAYVERAHAIPKWHGLLPKSGEMVINMEWGNFRSSHLPLTEYDHSLDSESLNPGEQILEKIISGMYLGEILRRVLLKMAEEAAFFGDVVPPKLRIPFIIRTPNMSAMHSDTSPDLKVVGSKLKDILEVPTSSLKMRKVVISLCNIIASRGARLSAAGIYGILKKIGRDAAKDGETQKSVIAMDGGLYEHYTQFSEIMKSSLKELLGDEVSESVEVILSNDGSGVGAALLAASHSQYLEPGEDSETS, from the exons atgggtaaAGTGGCTGTTGCAACGACGGTGGTGTGCTCTGTGGCGGTGTGTGCGGCGGCGGCGTTGATTGTGCGGCGGCGAATGCAAAGCTCAGGGAAATGGGCAAGAGTGATTGAGATCTTGAAAGCTTTCGAAGAGGATTGTGCAACGCCAGTAGCGAAATTGAGACAAGTGGCTGATGCTATGACCGTTGAGATGCACGCTGGTCTTGCATCCGAAGGTGGAAGCAAGCTTAAGATGCTTATTAGCTACGTTGATAATCTCCCTTCTGg GGATGAAACTGGTTTCTTCTATGCGTTGGATCTAGGCGGAACAAATTTCCGTGTAATGCGTGTGCTTCTTGGTGGGAAGCAAGACCGTGTTGTTAAACGAGAGTTCAAAGAAGAATCAATTCCTCCTCATCTCATGACCGGGAAATCAGAT GAGTTATTCGATTTCATCGTCGAAGTTCTTGCAAAGTTTGTCGCTACAGAAGGCGAGGACTTTCATCTCCCACCCGGTAGGCAAAGGGAATTAGGTTTCACTTTCTCATTTCCGGTTAAGCAGACATCTTTGTCCTCTGGCACTCTCATCAACTGGACAAAGGGCTTTTCCATTGATGATGCA GTTGGTGAAGATGTTGTTGGAGAACTTGTTAAAGCTATGGAAAGAGTTGGGTTGGACATGCGTGTTGCAGCGCTT GTTAATGATACCATTGGAACACTCGCGGGTGGTAGATACACTAATCCGGATGTTGTTGTCGCTGTTATTTTGGGCACCGGCACAAATGCAGCCTATGTCGAACGTGCACATGCAATTCCCAAATGGCATGGTTTGCTTCCAAAATCAGGAGAAATG GTTATAAACATGGAGTGGGGAAACTTCAGGTCATCGCATCTTCCATTAACAGAATACGACCATTCTCTAGATTCCGAGAGTTTGAATCCTGGTGAACAG ATTCTTGAGAAAATTATATCCGGAATGTATCTGGGAGAAATCTTGCGTAGAGTTCTTCTGAAGATGGCTGAAGAAGCTGCTTTCTTTGGCGACGTCGTCCCACCTAAGCTGAGAATACCATTCATCATAAG GACCCCGAACATGTCTGCTATGCACAGCGACACTTCTCCGGATTTGAAGGTTGTGGGAAGCAAGTTAAAGGACATATTGGAG GTCCCTACATCTTCTCTGAAGATGAGAAAAGTTGTAATCAGCCTATGTAACATCATCGCAAGCCGAGGAGCTCGTTTGTCTGCTGCAGGGATCTATGGAATCCTGAAGAAAATAGGAAGAGACGCAGCAAAAGATGGAGAAACTCAGAAATCTGTGATAGCCATGGACGGTGGGCTATACGAGCACTACACTCAGTTCAGCGAGATAATGAAGAGTTCATTGAAAGAGTTACTTGGAGATGAAGTTTCAGAGAGTGTTGAAGTGATTCTATCGAATGATGGTTCAGGTGTTGGAGCAGCATTACTCGCTGCTTCTCATTCTCAGTATCTCGAACCTGGAGAAGATTCTGAAACAAGTTAA